The nucleotide sequence CGAGGCGATCATGGCGCTGGCCGAGCAGCACGACCTGCTGGTCATCGAGGACAACCCCTACGGCCTGCTGGGCTTCGAGCACGAACCGATGCGCGCCCTGCGCGCCCGGAACAGCCAGCGCGTCATCTACCTGGGCTCTTTCTCCAAGACGTTCTCGCCGGGCCTGCGCGTGGGCTGGGTGCTGGCGCCGCTGGCCGTGCGCGAGAAGCTGGTCCTGGCCACCGAGGCGCAGGTGCTCTGCCCGCCGTCGCTGACCCAGTACGCCGTCGCCCGCTACCTGGACACCCAGCCCTGGCGCGAGCAGATCAAGATCTTCACCGAGCTGTACCGGGAGCGCCGGGACGCCGCGCTGGAGTCGCTGGCCACCCTCATGCCCGCCGGGACCGCCTGGACCAAGCCCGAGGGCGGGTTCTACGTGTGGCTGAAGCTGCCGCACGGCCTGGACGCCAAGCTGATGCAGCCCCGCGCGGTCGCCGCCCACGTCGCCTACGTCCCCGGCATCGGGTTCTTCGCCGACGGGAACGGCCAGGAGTACATGCGGCTGTCCTACTGCTACCCCGAGCCGGACCAGATCCGCGAGGGCGTGCGCCGGCTGGCCCGTGTCATCGAGGCCGAGCTGGATCTGCACTCCACGTTCGACAAGGTGGACACCGGTACGTTCCGGGCGGTGCGCGGCACCGCCGGGCACGAGGCGGAGCAGATCGTCGGGCCCGCCAACAGCGACAGCTACGAGGACCGGTGATGAGCGAGACGGCCCCCGCACCCGAGACCGCCGGCGACATCGCACCGCACCCGCTGCGCGCCGTCGTCCTCGCCGGCGGGCTGACCTTCGAGCGCGAGGTCAGCCTGTCGTCGGGCACGCAGGTGGTCGAGGAACTCACCCGTGCCGGGCTGGACGCCGAGCTGCGCGACGCCGACGCGGACCTGCTGCCCGGGCTCGCCGCAGCTCCCGCCGACGCGGTGTTCATCGCCCTGCACGGGGCCACGGGCGAGGACGGCGCGCTGCGAGCGGTCCTCGACCTGGCGGGGATCTCCTACGTCGGTTCCCCGGCCGCGGCGTGCCGGCTGGCCTGGGACAAGCCCGCGGCGAAGTCCGTGGTCCGGTCGGCCGGTGTCACGACGCCGGACTGGGTGGCCCTGCCGCACAGCACCTTCCGGGAGCTCGGCGCCGGCGCCGTCCTCGACCTGATGGTGGCCCGGCTCGGCCTGCCGCTGGTCGTCAAGCCGGCGTCCGGGGGATCGGCCCTCGGCGTGCAGAAGGTGACCCGCGTCGAGGACCTGCCCGCCGCGATGGTGAGCTGCTTCGCCTACGGGGACACCGTGCTGGTCGAGCGGTACGTCGAGGGCATCGAGCTGGCTCTGTCGGTCATCGACCTCGGGGACGGGCCGCAGGCGCTGCCCGCTGTCGAGATCGAGCCGGAGTCCGGTGTCTTCGACTACACCTCGCGCTACACCCCGGGCCTCACCGAGTACCACGCCCCGGCCCGCATCCCCGACGAGGCCGCGGAGCGGGCGGCCGAGGTCGCGGTGCGCGTGCACCAGGTGCTCGGGTTGGCCGACCTCTCCCGGACCGACGCCATCGTCACCCCCGACGGCGAGGTGCACTTCCTGGAGGTCAACGTCTCGCCCGGGCTGACCGAGACCTCCATGTTCCCCATGGCCGTCGAGGCCGCCGGCTACGAGCTCGGTGACGTGCTCGGCCGGCTCCTGGCCCGGCGGGCGAGCACCGACCGCTAGTCCGTCGATCGGACCCGCGAAAGGGCCCCTTACGTCAGTGACGTAAGGGGCCATTTCGCGTGGAGTCCAGACGATCAGGCGTCGGGACGCCGACCGGTGATGTCCGGGGCCATGACGCCGATGATCCGCTGCAGGTCGTCGACCGAGCCGAACTCGACGACGATCTTCCCCTTGGCCCGGCCGATCTGGATCTTCACCTTCGTCTCGAACATGTCGGACAGGCGGGACCCCAGCTCCTCGACGCCCGGAGCGCTGATGTTGCGTGCCCGTCGCTTCGCGGCCGGCTGGAGGGCGGCGGCCATGGCGACCGCTTCCTCGGTGGCTCGCACCGACATCCCCTCGGCTACGATCCGTGTCGCCAGCGCGTCCTGCGCCTCGGCGTCCGGCAGGCCGAGCAGCGCCCGGGCGTGGCCGGCGGAGATGACGCCGGCGGCGACACGGGTCTGCACCTTCACCGGCAGCTTCATCAGCCGGATGGTGTTGGTGACCTGGGAGCGGCTGCGCCCGATCCGCTGGGCGAGCTCCTCGTGGGTGGCGCCGAACTCCTCGAGCAGCTGCTGGTAGGCCGCCGCCTCCTCCAGCGGGTTGAGCTGCACCCGGTGGATGTTCTCCAGCAGCGCATCACGCAGCATCGCGTCGTCGGTGGTGTCGCGGACGATCGCGGGGACGGTCTCCAGCTCCGCCGCGCGGGCGGCGCGCAGCCGGCGCTCGCCCATGATGAGCTCGTACCGGCCGTCACCCGCCTCGCGGACGACGATCGGCTGCAGCAGGCCGAACTCCCGGACGCTGTGGGTCAGCTCCTCCAGCGCCTCGTCGTCGAACACCTGCCGCGGCTGCTTGGGGTTGGGGACGACGTCGTCCACCGACACCTCGCGGAGCTGGGCTCCGGGCACCCCGACGGCACCGCTGTCCTGACCGGGTGCGGGGGAGGGCACCAGGCTCACCGGAGAGGACGGCCCCGCGACCTCCTCCGCACCGGTGCGGACGGCGTCCGCAGCCGGCCCGGCGGTCTCGCCGCCGTCGTCGCTGCGCTCGGCCTCGACGACGGCGGCCGGCGCCGGCGCGGGGACCGGCGCGGAGGAGGCCGGTGGCGGCCCGGTGGGGATCAGCGCGGCCAGCCCGCGGCCCAGACCGCCTCGCTTCGTCATGACTGCTCCTCGCTGGCAGGGATGCTCACTGGGTCTCCTGGGTGCGGAACGGCACCGCCGTCTCGCCGAACGAGAGGGCACCGACCGGCGTCGCCCCCGAGCTGCCCGCCGCCGCACCGTCGAGGGGCCGGAGGTCGACACCCCGCTGGGCGAGCTCGCGCGCCGCCTCCACATAGCTGGTCGATCCGCGGGAGCCCGGGTCGTAGGTCAGGACCGACTGGCCGTAGCCCGGGGCCTCGGACACCCGCACGTTGCGCGGGATGACCGCGTTCAGCACCACGTCGCCGAAGTGGTTGCGCACCTCGTCGGCCACCTGGTCGGCGAGCTTGGTCCGGCCGTCGTACATCGTCAGCAGGATCGTGCGGACGGCGATCCCCGGGTTGAGGTGCTGGCGCACCAGGTCGATGTTGTTGAGCAGCTGGCCCAGCCCCTCCAGGGCGTAGTACTCGCACTGGATGGGGATGAGCACCTCGTCCCCGGCCACCAGCGCGTTGAGCGTGAGCAGGCCCAGCGACGGGGGGCAGTCGATGAGGATGTAGTGCGGCCGCCGCTCCCGGGGGAGGGCCGCGACGTAGGCCTCGATGGCGCGGCGCAGCCGGTGCTCCCGGGCCACGACGGAGACCAGCTCGATCTCCGCGCCGGCGAGATCGATGGTCGCCGGCACGCAGAGCAGGTTCGGGCTGGCCGTCGTCGGGTGCACCACCTCCGACAGCGTGCTGTCCCCGACCAGGGCGTCGTAGATCGACGGCGTCCCCACCGTGTGCTCGACACCGAGGGCGGTGCTGGCGTTCCCCTGCGGGTCCAGATCGATGACCAGGGTGCGCAGCCCGTACAGCGCCAGAGCGACGCCGAGGTTCACCGTCGACGTGGTCTTCCCGACCCCGCCCTTCTGGTTGGCGATGGTGACGACCCGGATCCGCCCGGGCGCCGGGAAGGGATCCTGGTCAGCGGCGTGCAGCACCCGGGTGGCGCGCAGCGCCTCCATGGCGATCGGGCTGTCGAAGTCCGCCATGCCGGAGGAGGTGGCCGACGACTGATCGGCGGCGAGGCTGCTCCGCAGCCGCTCTCCCGGGTCGGTCATCGCGAGTCCTTCCTCTGCCGAGCGCGTTTCACGTGGGACGGGACGGGTAGCCGCAGCTGTTCCACGTGGAACAGGTGCGCGGGGGTCCGCGCGAGCGCCGTCACCGTTCTCCACGCGTCATGACCACCACGGTAGTGGCAGCGTCTCCCAGTGATGCGCCGACGGCACGCGGCGCGATGTCGCGCATGCCGGCGGCGTGCAGCTCGGGCAGGAGCCCCGGCAGCTCCGCCAGCGCCCGCGAGCCGACGAGGGCGACCAGCTGCGTCCCCGGCCGCAGCAGACCGCGGCACCAACCGACCAGCCGGGGCAGCGGTGCGACCGCCCGCGCGGTCACCACGTCGACCGCTCCGACGGCGCTGACGACCGCTCGGTCCTCGGCCCGCCCGCGCACCACGCGCCAGGGCGTCTCCGCACCGTCCCCGAGGTCGGCGACGGCCTCCTCCAGGAACTCGATCCGCCGGGCCATCGGCTCGACCAGGGTCAGCGAGATGTCCGGCCGGGCCAGCCCCAGCGGGATGCCCGGGAGTCCGGCGCCGCTGCCGACGTCGACCACCCGGGCCCCCGCGGGCACGGCCTCGGCCACCGCGGCGCTGTTGAGGACGTGCCGCTCCCACAGCCGGGGCACCTCGCGGGGCCCGATGAGGCCACGGGTCACCCCGTCGGTGGCCAGCCGCGCCACGTACCGCCGGGCGGCGGGCAGCGCGGCCCCGAACACCCCGGCCGCCGACGGCGGCGGCGCGGGGACGACGGCGTCCTGCGGAGCGGCCGCCGCTCCCGGCGCCGGACGTCCGTCGGTCACTTGTCGGGCAGGACCACGACGCGGCGGTTGGGCTCCTCGCCCTCCGACTCGCTGTGCACGCCCGTCACCGAGGCGATGACGTCGTGCACGACCTTGCGCTCGAACGGGTTCATCGGGCTGAGCCGCTCCGGCTGGCCGCTGGAGGACACCCGGCGGGCCGTCTCGGCCGCGAGCGAGCTCAGATCGGCGCGGCGCTTGGCCCGGTGACCGCCGACGTCGAGCATCAGCCGGCTGCGCACGCCCGTGGACTGCGCGACGGCGAGCCGGGTCAGCTCCTGCAGGGCCTCCAGGGTCGCGCCGTCGGGGCCGATCAGGTCGTTGAGCCGACCACCGACGATCGCGACCGACGCCCGGTCGCCCTCGACGTCGAGGTCGATGTCCCCGTCCACGTCCAGGATGTCGAGGAGCCGCTCGAGGTAGTCGCCGGCGACGTCGCCCTCGCGCACCAGCAGGTCGTCCCCACCCCCACCAGCCCCACGCGGCTCGTCCGTTCCGTCGTCCTCGACGTCGACGGGCTCGACGACGGCGTCATCGCTGGCGGCGTCGGCGTCGGGCAGGGCGGGCTGGTCGTCTGTCACGGGCTGCTGCGGAGCACTCACGGGTGTCCCTCCCAGGTCGGTGCGGCGGCCGGGTTGCCCCGGTGGTCGGTGTGCCGGACGGGCCGGCGGGCTGGCGGACGGCGCGGGTCAGCGACGTTTCCGCTTGCCGCGGTTGGCCGGGCCCTGGCCGGCGCCCGGCCGGGAGCCCCCGCCGCTGCGGGTGGCCCCGTTGCCGGTGCCCCCCGCCGGCGCGGGGCCCGAGCCGTTGCCGTCGCTCGTCGGCGCACCGCCGTCACCGGAGGCGGCGGTGCTGCCGGTGACCTCCCCGGTCACGGGCGGGACGACCCGGCCCTGCTTGGGACGCACCGGCTTCGCACCGGGCTTGGGGGCCAGGGTCTTCGGGTCGACCGCCGGCTTGTCGGCGGCGGCCTTGGCCTTGGCGGCGTCCGAGCCGGGCGGCGGCATCTTCCGCAGGACGAAGAACTGCTGGCCCATCGTCCACAGGTTGTTGGTCATCCAGTAGAGGAGGACACCGATCGGGAAGATGAAGCCCGAGACGAAGAGGCTGATCGGGACGCCGTAGAGCATCATCTTCTGGATCATCGCGGCCTGGCCCTCGACCGGCCCCGAGCGGCGCATGATCTGCTTCTGCGTGAAATAGGTCGTGAAGCACATGATCACGATCAGCGCGAAGGCGACGATCCGGATGTTGGTGTAGTTGACGCCCTGGATCGCCAGGACCGCCTGCTCCTTGACGCCGCTCATGTTGAACGACGCGGAGATCGGCGCACCGAACAGCTGGGCGCGCGCCGCCTCGTCGGTGAGCTCGTTCGACCAGGAGTAGAGCCCCTGCTTCTCGGGCGCCAGGCGCCGCAGGACGTGGAACAGCGACAGGAAGACCGGGATCTGCGGCAGGATCGGGAGGCAGC is from Blastococcus sp. HT6-4 and encodes:
- a CDS encoding PLP-dependent aminotransferase family protein; this encodes MTQGAHPHVVPRHPRLDPLADRYAARTHGMKSSEIRALFSVVSRPEVVSLAGGMPAVTALPLDAVGSMIGDLVSGMGAQTLQYGSGQGDPRLREQICDVMALEGITDASPSEVVVTVGSQQGLDLVTRVFVDPGDVILAEGPSYVGALGVFQAAQARVRHVAMDEHGLIPEALEEALADCRANGDRVKFLYTVPNFHNPAGVTLSEPRREAIMALAEQHDLLVIEDNPYGLLGFEHEPMRALRARNSQRVIYLGSFSKTFSPGLRVGWVLAPLAVREKLVLATEAQVLCPPSLTQYAVARYLDTQPWREQIKIFTELYRERRDAALESLATLMPAGTAWTKPEGGFYVWLKLPHGLDAKLMQPRAVAAHVAYVPGIGFFADGNGQEYMRLSYCYPEPDQIREGVRRLARVIEAELDLHSTFDKVDTGTFRAVRGTAGHEAEQIVGPANSDSYEDR
- a CDS encoding D-alanine--D-alanine ligase, which produces MSETAPAPETAGDIAPHPLRAVVLAGGLTFEREVSLSSGTQVVEELTRAGLDAELRDADADLLPGLAAAPADAVFIALHGATGEDGALRAVLDLAGISYVGSPAAACRLAWDKPAAKSVVRSAGVTTPDWVALPHSTFRELGAGAVLDLMVARLGLPLVVKPASGGSALGVQKVTRVEDLPAAMVSCFAYGDTVLVERYVEGIELALSVIDLGDGPQALPAVEIEPESGVFDYTSRYTPGLTEYHAPARIPDEAAERAAEVAVRVHQVLGLADLSRTDAIVTPDGEVHFLEVNVSPGLTETSMFPMAVEAAGYELGDVLGRLLARRASTDR
- a CDS encoding ParB/RepB/Spo0J family partition protein; the protein is MTKRGGLGRGLAALIPTGPPPASSAPVPAPAPAAVVEAERSDDGGETAGPAADAVRTGAEEVAGPSSPVSLVPSPAPGQDSGAVGVPGAQLREVSVDDVVPNPKQPRQVFDDEALEELTHSVREFGLLQPIVVREAGDGRYELIMGERRLRAARAAELETVPAIVRDTTDDAMLRDALLENIHRVQLNPLEEAAAYQQLLEEFGATHEELAQRIGRSRSQVTNTIRLMKLPVKVQTRVAAGVISAGHARALLGLPDAEAQDALATRIVAEGMSVRATEEAVAMAAALQPAAKRRARNISAPGVEELGSRLSDMFETKVKIQIGRAKGKIVVEFGSVDDLQRIIGVMAPDITGRRPDA
- a CDS encoding ParA family protein, giving the protein MTDPGERLRSSLAADQSSATSSGMADFDSPIAMEALRATRVLHAADQDPFPAPGRIRVVTIANQKGGVGKTTSTVNLGVALALYGLRTLVIDLDPQGNASTALGVEHTVGTPSIYDALVGDSTLSEVVHPTTASPNLLCVPATIDLAGAEIELVSVVAREHRLRRAIEAYVAALPRERRPHYILIDCPPSLGLLTLNALVAGDEVLIPIQCEYYALEGLGQLLNNIDLVRQHLNPGIAVRTILLTMYDGRTKLADQVADEVRNHFGDVVLNAVIPRNVRVSEAPGYGQSVLTYDPGSRGSTSYVEAARELAQRGVDLRPLDGAAAGSSGATPVGALSFGETAVPFRTQETQ
- the rsmG gene encoding 16S rRNA (guanine(527)-N(7))-methyltransferase RsmG, producing the protein MTDGRPAPGAAAAPQDAVVPAPPPSAAGVFGAALPAARRYVARLATDGVTRGLIGPREVPRLWERHVLNSAAVAEAVPAGARVVDVGSGAGLPGIPLGLARPDISLTLVEPMARRIEFLEEAVADLGDGAETPWRVVRGRAEDRAVVSAVGAVDVVTARAVAPLPRLVGWCRGLLRPGTQLVALVGSRALAELPGLLPELHAAGMRDIAPRAVGASLGDAATTVVVMTRGER
- a CDS encoding protein jag: MSAPQQPVTDDQPALPDADAASDDAVVEPVDVEDDGTDEPRGAGGGGDDLLVREGDVAGDYLERLLDILDVDGDIDLDVEGDRASVAIVGGRLNDLIGPDGATLEALQELTRLAVAQSTGVRSRLMLDVGGHRAKRRADLSSLAAETARRVSSSGQPERLSPMNPFERKVVHDVIASVTGVHSESEGEEPNRRVVVLPDK
- the yidC gene encoding membrane protein insertase YidC, giving the protein MLDWLYTAISWVMARWHYLWDLAFGDPAPESALGGLTWVLAIVFLVVTIRLLLFPLFVKQIKSQRAMQELQPELQKLRKQYGSDRQGMAVAMQQLQKERGVNPLAGCLPILPQIPVFLSLFHVLRRLAPEKQGLYSWSNELTDEAARAQLFGAPISASFNMSGVKEQAVLAIQGVNYTNIRIVAFALIVIMCFTTYFTQKQIMRRSGPVEGQAAMIQKMMLYGVPISLFVSGFIFPIGVLLYWMTNNLWTMGQQFFVLRKMPPPGSDAAKAKAAADKPAVDPKTLAPKPGAKPVRPKQGRVVPPVTGEVTGSTAASGDGGAPTSDGNGSGPAPAGGTGNGATRSGGGSRPGAGQGPANRGKRKRR